ACATTCCGGGCGTCCCCGGCATCGGCAGCAAGACCGCGGCGGTGCTGCTGGCGCACTTCGGCAGCCTGGATGCGCTGCTTGAGCGCGTGGACGAGGTCGCGTTCCTGCGCTTCCGCGGCGCGGCACAGGCCGCCGTGCGGCTGCGCCAGCACCGCGAACAGGCGCTGCTGTGCCGCCAGCTGTCGACGGTCGCGCTGGACGCGCCGATCGACGATGCCACGCCGCCATTCGTGCGCGGCAACGGCGACGCCGGCACCCTCGCGGCGCTGGCCGACGCGGTCGGCTTCGGGCCGATGACACGCCGTCGCCTGCAGGCCGCGGCCGGCCTGGCGGAAACGCAGGACCCGCCGCAGCACGTAGGATCGGCTCCATGACCGACGCCCGACTCGACGAACAACCTGAAATCCTCTACCAGGGCGACTGGCTGCGCATGGTCAGGCGCGGCCATTGGGAGTCCTGCGAGCGTACCCACGGCAAGGATGGCTTGGCGGTGCTGGTGATCGCGGTGACGCCGGACGACGACGTGCTGTTCGTCGAGCAGTACCGGGTGCCGCTGGGCGCACGGACCATCGAGATGCCGGCCGGCCTGGTCGGCGACGACCTCGAAGGCGACACGCTGGAATCCGCCGCACGCCGCGAGCTGATCGAGGAAACCGGCTGGGATGCGGGACGCATCGACGTGCTGCTGGTCGGGCCGACCTCGTCGGGCATGAGCAACGAGCGCATCGCCTTCGCCCGCGCCCGCGACCTGCGCAAGGTCGGCGAAGGCGGCGGCGTGGCCGACGAGAACATCACCGTCCACGCGATCCCGCGCGCCACCGCGCCGGCGTGGTTGATGCGCAAGTACGCCGAGGGCTACGAACTCGACCTCAAGCTCTGGGCCGGGCTGTGGATGATCGACCACGAGCCGGACGGATCGCCGGCCCGCTGATCGCCGCGCGCGTCAGCCCTGCGCGAAGCGGTCGGTGGCGCGCACCAGCGCGTCGACGTTCTCGGCCTCGAATGCCGAATGCCCCGAGCCCGGGGTGACCACCATCTCCGCCTTCGGCCACACCTGGTGGAGGTCCCAGGCGTTCTGCACGGGACAGACCACGTCGTAGCGGCCGTGCACGATGACGCCGGGAATGTCGACGATGCGGTAGGCATCGCGCAGCAGCTGGTCGTCGACTTCGAAGAAGCCGCGGTTGCTGAAGTAGTGGTTCTCGATGCGCGCGAAGGCCAGCGCGAACTCCGCGTCTTCGTGGTCGGCCACGAAACCGTCGTCGACGTGGAGGAAGCTCGTGGCGCCTTCCCACATGCTCCACGCGCGCGCGGCGGCGAGGCGCGTCGACGCGTCATCGGATGTCAGCCGGCGATGGAAGGCCGCGATCAGGTCGCCACGCTCGTCCTCCGGGATGGCCGCGATATAGCGCTGCCAGGCCTCGGGGAACAGGCGCGAGGCGCCCTCCTGGTAGAACCACTCCAGCTCCCAGCGGCGCAGCATGAAGATGCCGCGCAAGACCAGCTCGGTGACCCGCTTGCAGTGCGCCTGGGCGTAGGCCAGCGCCAGCGTCGACCCCCAGGAACCGCCGAACACCTGCCAGCGTTCGATGCCGAGCTTCTCGCGCAGGCGCTCGATGTCGGCGACAAGATGCCAGGTGGTGTTGTCGACAAGGTCGGCATGCGGCGTGGACCGCCCCGAACCACGCTGGTCGAACAGCACGATGCGGTACTTCGCCGGATCGTGGAAGCGGCGCATCTTGTCGGTGCAGCCGCCGCCGGGCCCGCCATGCAGCAGTACGACCGGCTTGCCGTCGGGATTGCCGCACTGCTCGTAATAGAGAGAGTGGCGATCGTCCGCCTGGAGCCGGCCGGTGTCGTAGGGCTCGAGCTCGGGATACAGGGTGCGCATGCAGCGGAAACCTCGTGGAAATCCGCCCGGGAGTCTAACAGGCGGGTTCGCCAGCCCCGCCGCGGCGGCCGAGCGTCACGCGGTCGCGGCCTTCGAGGTCGGCGACGGTGGCGACTTCGGCGAAGCCCGCCGCCGCCAGCAACCCGCCCACTGCGACGCCCTGGTCCCAACCATGTTCGAGCAGCAGCCAGCCGCCCGCGACGAGGTGCGCGGGTGCTGCCGCCACGATCTCGCGGATCGCGTCGAGGCCATCCCGGCCCGAGGCGAGCGCCGCCGCCGGCTCGTGGCGCAGGTCACCGCGACCCAGGTGCGGGTCGCCCGCGACGATGTACGGCGGATTGCTTGCGATCAGGTCGAAGCACTCCCCGGCCAGCGGCGCGAACCAGTCGCCCTCGCGGAACTCTACTTTGCCGAGGCCCAGCGCGCGGGCGTTGGCGCCGGCGACCGCCAGTGCGGCAGCACTGCGGTCGGTGGCGACCACGCGCGCCTGCGGCCGCTCGCTGGCGATCGCCAGCGCGATCGCGCCGCTGCCGGTGCCCAGGTCCGCCACGCGCGTGGCGGCGCCCGGCGGAATGCGCGCCAGCGCCTGCTCGACCAGGAGCTCGGTTTCGGGGCGCGGGATCAGCGTGTCCGGGGTGACCGCCAGGTCGAGGGTCCAGAATCCGCGGCGGCCCACCAGGTAGGCGACCGGCTCGCCGGCCTCGCGGCGTGCGACCAATGCGTCAAACCGCGCCGCGTCGGCGTCCGCCAGCGGCGCGTCCCCGTGGGCATACAGCCAGCCATGGCTGCGGCCCAGCACGTGGAGCAGCAGGGGCAGCGCGTCTTCCGGGGCGATGCGGGCGCGGGCGGCCCGGAGCGCCTCGTCAACCGAGCGGCGACCGGTCACGGCCCGCCACCCGACGGCGACGTCCGACCTGCAAACGCCGGGACACCGGGCGGGAATACGGGGAATGGGAACGCTTTCAACGAGTTGCCTTGTGAATTGACTGAGGTGGCGCCATATCGATAGCCAAGACCTATCGATTACATAGAATTAATCAGTTTCACTTTCCGATAGGTTTTGCCTAAAGTTCACCGCATCCGGCACGCGCCGGTTTCTTCCCCACCGACACCGAGGATTCCATGTCCGTCATCAATACCGAAATCAAGCCGTTCAAGGCTACCGCCTATCACAACGGCGAGTTCATCGAAGTCTCCGACGCCGATCTCAAGGGCAAGTGGTCGGTGGTCGTGTTCTACCCGGCCGACTTCACCTTCGTCTGCCCGACCGAGCTGGAAGACCTGGCGATCAACTACGACGCGTTCCAGAAGCTCGGCGTGAACGTGTACAGCGTGTCCACCGATACCCACTTCTCGCACAAGGCGTGGCACGACACCTCGGACGCGATCGGCAAGATCCAGTACCCGATGATCGGTGACCCGACCGGCACCATCACCAACAACTTCGACGTGATGCGCCCGGGCGTTGGCCTGGCCGACCGCGGCACGTTCATCATCGACCCGCAGGGCGTGATCCAGTCCGTCGAGATCACCGCCGAGGGCATCGGCCGTGACGCGCTGGAAGTGCTGCGCAAGGTCAAGGCCGCCCAGTACGTCGCCGCCCACCCGGGCGAGGTGTGCCCGGCCAAGTGGAAGGAAGGCGAGAAGACGCTGAAGCCGTCGCTCGACCTGGTCGGCAAGATCTAAGTACCCGCCACATCCCACTCCATCCCCGCGCGAGCGGGGGTGGGGCTGGACCGGAGTCCGTGCCCTGCGCGGCCTGCGGTCCATCCCCACGCCGGTGGTGCCCCGTCCATGGCGGGGTGCTGGCCCCGCTTTGCCGAACATCAGGAGTCCGACATGCTCGAAGACGATCTCAAGACCCAGCTCAAGGGCTACCTGGAGCGCCTGCAGCGACCGGTGGTGCTGGTCGCCAGCGTCGACGACGGCACGAAGTCGGCGGAACTGCTCGAGCTGCTCGAGGACATCCGCGCGCAGTCCGACAAGGTCTCGGTCGAGATCCGTCGCGACGACGACCAGCGCAAGCCCTCCTTCGCCGTGACGTCCCCCGGCCACGACATCGACCTGCGCTTCGCAGGCCTGCCGATGGGCCACGAATTCACCTCGCTGGTGCTGGCGCTGCTGCAGGCCGGCGGCCATCCGTCGAAGGCGGCCCCGGCGCTGCTCGAGCAGGTCGCCAACCTGAAGGGCGAGTTCCGCTTCGAGACCTATTTCTCGCAGTCGTGCCAGAACTGCCCCGACGTGGTGCAGGCGCTCAACCTGGCGGCGGTGCTGAACCCCGGCATCCGCCACGTGGCGATCGACGGCGCCCTGTTCCAGGACGAGGTGGACGCGCGCGAGGTCATGTCGGTACCGACCGTGTTCCTCAACGGCGAGCTGTTCGACCAGGGCCGCATGAGCCTGGAGCAGATCGTGGCGCGGCTCGACACCGGCGCCGCGGAGCGTGCCGCGAGCGAAATCGCCGGCAAGGACCTGTTCGACGTGCTGGTGGTCGGCGGTGGCCCGGCCGGCGCAGCGGCCGCGATCTACGCCGCGCGCAAGGGCATCAACACCGGCGTGGTCGCCGAACGCTTCGGCGGCCAGGTGCTCGACACCATGGCGATCGAGAACTTCATCTCCGTGCAGGAGACCGAGGGTCCACGCCTGGCGGCGCAGCTCGAAGCGCATGTGCGCCAGTACGACGTCGACATCATGAACCTGCAGCGCGCCGAAGCGCTTACGCAGGACGCCGACGGCATCACCACCGTGCGCCTGGCCAGCGGTGCATCGGTGCGCGGCCGCACCGTGGTGCTGTCCACCGGCGCGCGATGGCGGCAGATGGGCGTGCCCGGCGAAGACAAGTACCGCAACAAGGGCGTGGCTTATTGCCCGCACTGTGACGGGCCGCTGTTCAAGGGCAAGCGCGTCGCGGTGGTCGGCGGTGGCAACTCGGGCGTGGAAGCGGCGATCGATCTCGCCGGCCTTGTCGCCCACGTGACGCTGATCGAATACGACGACAAGCTGCGTGCCGACGAGGTGCTGCAGCGCAAGCTGCGCAGCCTGGCGAACGTCCGCATCATCACCTCCGCGCAGACCACCGAGGTGCTCGGCGACGGCAACCGCGTCAACGGCCTGGTCTACCGCGACCGCGCCGGCGGCGATTCCCATCGCATTGAGCTGGAGGGCGTGTTCGTGCAGATCGGCCTGCTGCCCAACACCGAATGGCTGAAGGGCACGCTGGCGCTGTCGCCGCGCGGCGAGATCGAAGTGGATGCCGCGGGCCGCACTTCGCTGCCTGGCGTGTTTGCCGCGGGCGACGCGACCACGGTGCCGTACAAGCAGATCGTGATCGCCATGGGTGAAGGCTCCAAGGCCGCGCTCAGCGCGTTCGACCACCTCATCCGCAGCAGCAGTCCGGTCGTCGAGACCGCCGCCGCGTAAGGCACAACCCGCGCAACGGCCACCCGGCCGCGGCGGGCCACGAGGGGGACAGCATGAACCTGCGCGACCTGAAATATTTCATCGCCCTCGCCGAACACCTGCACTTCGGGCGCGCGGCGGCGGCCAGCTTCGTCAGCCAGCCGACCCTGTCCACGCAGGTGCGCAAGCTCGAGGAAGAGCTGGGCGTGGTGCTGGTGGAGCGCGCACCGCGCAAGGTCATGCTCACCCCGGCCGGGCGCGACGTCGCCGCGCGCGCGCGGCGGATCGTGGCCGACGTCGAGCAGATGCGCGAATCGGCGCGACGCAGCCGTGACCCGGAAGCGGGCACGGTCAGGCTCGGCGTCTTCCCCACGCTGGGGCCTTATCTCCTGCCGCACGTGGTGCCCGGGATCCGCGCGCGCTTCCCGCAGCTCGAACTGCTGCTCGTGGAGGAAAAGAGCGACGTGCTGCTGTCGCGCCTGCAGGAAGGCCGGCTGGACGCCGCGCTGCTGGCGCTGCCGGTGAACGAGGAGCAGCTGCACCTGGAGTTCCTGTTCGAGGAGCCGTTCGTGCTGGCGGTGCCGGACACGCACCGGCTGGCCGGGCGCGACGCACTGTCCATGAAGGACATCGCCGGCGAACGCCTGCTGCTGCTTGCCGACGGCCACTGCCTGCGCGACCAGGCGCTGGATGTCTGCCACCTGTCGGGGGCGAGCGAGAAGGACGAGTTCCAGGCGACCAGCCTGGAGACGCTGCGGCAGATGGTCGCGGCCGGCGTCGGCGTCACCCTGTTGCCGACGCTGGCAGTCAAGCCGCCGGTGGCGCGTTCGGACAGCATCCAGCTGGTCGGCTTCCGCGATCCGCCGCCAAGCCGTCGCGTGGCGATGGTGTGGCGCAAGAGTTCGGCGATGCACGAATTCCTGCTGGCGCTGGCGCAGGTGCTGCGCGAACTTCCACCCGGCCTACTGGCACCCGGCAACGGCGGGGCGCGCGCACCGCTGCACGCACCGGGTACCTCGGGCGCCTGAGCGCCCGCGCCGTCAGGCGCCGACGCCGACCGGGCAGGACACCCCGGTGCCACCGATGCCGCAGTAGCCCGCGGGATGCTTGGACAGGTACTGCTGGTGTTCGTCTTCGGCGTAATGGAACACCGGCGCGGGGTACACGATTTCAGTGGTGATGGCGCCCAGCCCCGCCGCAGCCAGCCGTTGCTGGTAGGCGTCGCGGCTGGCCAGCGCCTGCGCATGCTGCGCCGCGGTTTCGCAATGGATCACCGAGCGGTACTGGGTGCCGATGTCGTTGCCCTGGCGCATGCCTTGGGTGGGGTCGTGGCCTTCCCAGAAGCGCGCCAGCAGCTGCGCGAACGACACCACCGCCGGGTCATGCACCACCAGCACCACCTCGGCGTGTCCGGTCTCGCCACTGCAGACCTCGCGGTAGGTGGGGTTGGGCGTCAGCCCACCGGCATAGCCGACCGCGGTGGTCTCCACGCCCGGCAGCGTCCAGAACAGGCGTTCCGCTCCCCAGAAGCAACCCATCCCGAATGCGACGCGCCCCAACCCTTCGAATGGGCCACGCAGCGGACGGCCGTGCACGTGGTGGATGTTGTGCAGCGGCAGCGGCGTATCGCGACCCGGCAACGCCTGCCCCGCCGTCGGCATCCGCTGCTTCCACGAACCGACTCCAAGCATGTCCCGCTCCATATCGACGTCGCGGCCATGATCGGCGCGCCGCGCCGCGCGATCAAGGCGCGGCAATGGCCTAGCTGAACACCGCCGGCGCCACGTGCACACTGTTGCGGCCGCCGTGCTTGGCCGCGTACACCGCCTTGTCGGCGCGCTCGACCAGCGAGGCCGGCAGATCCTCGTCCGACAGGCGCGTGGCCACGCCGACGCTGGCGGTCAGCTGTACGCGCTGGCCTTCCCATTCGAACACCAGGCACTCCACCGCAAGGCGCATCTCCTCGCCGATCGCGCGTGCCGCGGCGCCCCCGCGACCGGGCAGCACGACGATGAACTCCTCGCCGCCGTAGCGCCCGAGCAGGTCGCCTTCGGTCAATGCCGAGTGCAGGACTTTCGACACCGCGCGCAGGCAGGCATCACCACAGCCGTGGCCATGGCGGTCATTGATCGCCTTGAAGCGGTCGAGGTCGATGAACAGGACCGAGATCGGCTGGCCGCTGCGCACGGACTCGGCGACGCCGCGACCGAGCCACTGGTCGATCGTGCGCCGGTTGAAGGTGCCGGTCAGCGCATCCAGCTCGGCCGAGCGCTGCAAGGCGACGGCCGCGCGCGCGTGCTCGATGCCCACCTGGGTCGCGCGCGCGAACTCGCCGGCCAGCGCCAGCTCGGCCGCATTGAACGAGTCGCCGCCGGTGCGCTGCAGCAGCAGCACGCCCCAAGCGGGCGCGCGGATGGCGAGCGGCAGGACCGCTTCCATCGCCACCACCCCGTGCTGTCCTTCGACCGTGACCGGCTGCTGCAGCGGAATGCCGTTGGCGGCCTGGCGCTTCAGCGGCAGCAGCCGGCCGGACACGATCGCATCCACCGCCGCCTTGCTGGCCTGGGGAACGACGATGTCGATGTCGCGCCCGCCGTGGCCGCGCGACAGCACCGCCGCAAAGGCGACCGGCACCTGCGGCACCAGATGCTCCAGCAAGAGGCGGTACGCGGTCCACGCAAGGTCGGTATCGGGCACGCCACGCAGCGCCGTCTGCAGGGCGGCATTGAGGTCGGCGCGCGCGGCTTCGCGCCGCATCCGCGTTTCCGACTCGGCGCGGGCGATGCGGTCGCGGTCGCGCTGGTCCCGGTACTGGCCCACCCGGCTCACCAGGCCGACCGCCAGCACGGCGGCGGCGAACGCAAGCACCAGCTGTCCGCCATAGCGCAGCCACACCGGGTCCAGCCAGCGGCCGTGGGCCACGAATTCGATCACCAGCGACGCCACCGCGACCAGCGCGAACAGCAGCACCAGCGACCAGGCCATCGGCACCCGCCGCCGCCCCGCATCCACCAGCATCGCCAGGCCCAGCGTCGCCGCGCCCAGCTGCGCGACCAGCGCCACGCCCGGCAGCACGCCGCCGAACGCCTCGACGCGCATCAGGCACACCGCGGCAAGGGCAAAAAGCGCCCACACATGGCGATCTGCCAGCCGCGACAGCCGCGGCATGGCCAGGGCGGTACCGGCGTAGCGCTGCAGCAGCGGCAGCACCGCAGCCAGGAACAGCAGCCCGAGCACGCGGATCCCGTCCCCGCGCCAGGCCGACGCGGCGCCGAACACCGGCAGCGCGTACAGGTGCCCGTTGTCGGCTGCCGATGCCAGGAGGGCAAGCACGGCCGCCGCGAAAAACTGCAGGAACGCACGATCGCGGACCGCGCCGTACAGCGCCAGCGTCAACAGGGCCAGGACGAACAGCGCGGCATAGATCGACGCACTCATCGCAGAGCCGAGCTGGGCGATGCGCATCGCCGCGTCCGCGCGCACCAGGCGCACGCGCATCACCCCGCGCTCGCTGCCGACCACGTGCAGGGCGATGCTGGCGTCGTTGCCCAGGTCCCCGCGGAGGGGAAACATGTAGCCGGATGGCAGCGTGCCATCGTCGCCCCCCGGCGCGAAGAAGTCGCTGCGCGCGCTTTGCCAGCCCGCGCCTTCCAGCCAGATCGCATCCACCGCGCCCCTGCCCACCCAGACGACCCAGGGGGGACCATCGCCGGCCTCGGCGGGAAATGCGACGCGCAGGGGGACCACGGTCAGCCCGGTGTGGCGCGCCGGCAGGACCAGGATGTCCGCGGCAGCGCCCGCGCGTCCCGCGCCCTGCGGCTCGCCCAGCGTCACGGCAAGCCCGTCAAGGCCGCCGCGGAACGCGTCCGAACTGGCTGCCACCAGCAACGCCAGCAGCAGGGCGACGCCGGCGGCGAAGGCCCAGTCGTGGAGCAGCGCGAGCCGCCAGCGGGACGCCATCAGGCGCACCCGCCGGAACCGCGCGCCCGTCCTGCGCGGCGCGGAGCCCACGCACCAACCGGGATTCCGCTATCCATAGCCGCCCCCCCCCCCCGAACCAATGCCAAACATACAAGCAAGCGGCATGCCACCTGCTCCGGCGGGCGCCGCTCGGCTACACTTCGCGGTCCGTGGCGCAGCCCGCGCCGGCAGCGTCCATCGCCACATGAGCCTACCCGCAGACCCGTCCGCCACCGCGCCCGCAGCGCCCGCCGAGAAGCAGGATTTCATCCGCCAGATCGTGCGCCAGGACCTGGCGGCGGGCCGCCACCAAGCGATCCGCACCCGTTTTCCGCCGGAGCCCAACGGCTACCTGCACATCGGCCACGCCAAGGCGATCTGCCTGGACTTCGGCATCGCCGGGGAGTTCGGCGGCCGCTGCAACCTGCGCT
This Luteimonas sp. MC1572 DNA region includes the following protein-coding sequences:
- the ahpC gene encoding alkyl hydroperoxide reductase subunit C gives rise to the protein MSVINTEIKPFKATAYHNGEFIEVSDADLKGKWSVVVFYPADFTFVCPTELEDLAINYDAFQKLGVNVYSVSTDTHFSHKAWHDTSDAIGKIQYPMIGDPTGTITNNFDVMRPGVGLADRGTFIIDPQGVIQSVEITAEGIGRDALEVLRKVKAAQYVAAHPGEVCPAKWKEGEKTLKPSLDLVGKI
- the msrA gene encoding peptide-methionine (S)-S-oxide reductase MsrA encodes the protein MLGVGSWKQRMPTAGQALPGRDTPLPLHNIHHVHGRPLRGPFEGLGRVAFGMGCFWGAERLFWTLPGVETTAVGYAGGLTPNPTYREVCSGETGHAEVVLVVHDPAVVSFAQLLARFWEGHDPTQGMRQGNDIGTQYRSVIHCETAAQHAQALASRDAYQQRLAAAGLGAITTEIVYPAPVFHYAEDEHQQYLSKHPAGYCGIGGTGVSCPVGVGA
- the pip gene encoding prolyl aminopeptidase; protein product: MRTLYPELEPYDTGRLQADDRHSLYYEQCGNPDGKPVVLLHGGPGGGCTDKMRRFHDPAKYRIVLFDQRGSGRSTPHADLVDNTTWHLVADIERLREKLGIERWQVFGGSWGSTLALAYAQAHCKRVTELVLRGIFMLRRWELEWFYQEGASRLFPEAWQRYIAAIPEDERGDLIAAFHRRLTSDDASTRLAAARAWSMWEGATSFLHVDDGFVADHEDAEFALAFARIENHYFSNRGFFEVDDQLLRDAYRIVDIPGVIVHGRYDVVCPVQNAWDLHQVWPKAEMVVTPGSGHSAFEAENVDALVRATDRFAQG
- the ahpF gene encoding alkyl hydroperoxide reductase subunit F; protein product: MLEDDLKTQLKGYLERLQRPVVLVASVDDGTKSAELLELLEDIRAQSDKVSVEIRRDDDQRKPSFAVTSPGHDIDLRFAGLPMGHEFTSLVLALLQAGGHPSKAAPALLEQVANLKGEFRFETYFSQSCQNCPDVVQALNLAAVLNPGIRHVAIDGALFQDEVDAREVMSVPTVFLNGELFDQGRMSLEQIVARLDTGAAERAASEIAGKDLFDVLVVGGGPAGAAAAIYAARKGINTGVVAERFGGQVLDTMAIENFISVQETEGPRLAAQLEAHVRQYDVDIMNLQRAEALTQDADGITTVRLASGASVRGRTVVLSTGARWRQMGVPGEDKYRNKGVAYCPHCDGPLFKGKRVAVVGGGNSGVEAAIDLAGLVAHVTLIEYDDKLRADEVLQRKLRSLANVRIITSAQTTEVLGDGNRVNGLVYRDRAGGDSHRIELEGVFVQIGLLPNTEWLKGTLALSPRGEIEVDAAGRTSLPGVFAAGDATTVPYKQIVIAMGEGSKAALSAFDHLIRSSSPVVETAAA
- a CDS encoding NUDIX hydrolase; amino-acid sequence: MTDARLDEQPEILYQGDWLRMVRRGHWESCERTHGKDGLAVLVIAVTPDDDVLFVEQYRVPLGARTIEMPAGLVGDDLEGDTLESAARRELIEETGWDAGRIDVLLVGPTSSGMSNERIAFARARDLRKVGEGGGVADENITVHAIPRATAPAWLMRKYAEGYELDLKLWAGLWMIDHEPDGSPAR
- a CDS encoding GGDEF domain-containing protein, translated to MASRWRLALLHDWAFAAGVALLLALLVAASSDAFRGGLDGLAVTLGEPQGAGRAGAAADILVLPARHTGLTVVPLRVAFPAEAGDGPPWVVWVGRGAVDAIWLEGAGWQSARSDFFAPGGDDGTLPSGYMFPLRGDLGNDASIALHVVGSERGVMRVRLVRADAAMRIAQLGSAMSASIYAALFVLALLTLALYGAVRDRAFLQFFAAAVLALLASAADNGHLYALPVFGAASAWRGDGIRVLGLLFLAAVLPLLQRYAGTALAMPRLSRLADRHVWALFALAAVCLMRVEAFGGVLPGVALVAQLGAATLGLAMLVDAGRRRVPMAWSLVLLFALVAVASLVIEFVAHGRWLDPVWLRYGGQLVLAFAAAVLAVGLVSRVGQYRDQRDRDRIARAESETRMRREAARADLNAALQTALRGVPDTDLAWTAYRLLLEHLVPQVPVAFAAVLSRGHGGRDIDIVVPQASKAAVDAIVSGRLLPLKRQAANGIPLQQPVTVEGQHGVVAMEAVLPLAIRAPAWGVLLLQRTGGDSFNAAELALAGEFARATQVGIEHARAAVALQRSAELDALTGTFNRRTIDQWLGRGVAESVRSGQPISVLFIDLDRFKAINDRHGHGCGDACLRAVSKVLHSALTEGDLLGRYGGEEFIVVLPGRGGAAARAIGEEMRLAVECLVFEWEGQRVQLTASVGVATRLSDEDLPASLVERADKAVYAAKHGGRNSVHVAPAVFS
- a CDS encoding LysR substrate-binding domain-containing protein, encoding MNLRDLKYFIALAEHLHFGRAAAASFVSQPTLSTQVRKLEEELGVVLVERAPRKVMLTPAGRDVAARARRIVADVEQMRESARRSRDPEAGTVRLGVFPTLGPYLLPHVVPGIRARFPQLELLLVEEKSDVLLSRLQEGRLDAALLALPVNEEQLHLEFLFEEPFVLAVPDTHRLAGRDALSMKDIAGERLLLLADGHCLRDQALDVCHLSGASEKDEFQATSLETLRQMVAAGVGVTLLPTLAVKPPVARSDSIQLVGFRDPPPSRRVAMVWRKSSAMHEFLLALAQVLRELPPGLLAPGNGGARAPLHAPGTSGA
- the prmC gene encoding peptide chain release factor N(5)-glutamine methyltransferase, whose product is MTGRRSVDEALRAARARIAPEDALPLLLHVLGRSHGWLYAHGDAPLADADAARFDALVARREAGEPVAYLVGRRGFWTLDLAVTPDTLIPRPETELLVEQALARIPPGAATRVADLGTGSGAIALAIASERPQARVVATDRSAAALAVAGANARALGLGKVEFREGDWFAPLAGECFDLIASNPPYIVAGDPHLGRGDLRHEPAAALASGRDGLDAIREIVAAAPAHLVAGGWLLLEHGWDQGVAVGGLLAAAGFAEVATVADLEGRDRVTLGRRGGAGEPAC